The Panicum hallii strain FIL2 chromosome 5, PHallii_v3.1, whole genome shotgun sequence genome contains the following window.
CGGCCTCCTTTTCCTCCACCGGGGCgtgctcctcctcttcttcctccccttcctcttcgTCATACTCTGTGCCATCGTCTTCATCTGATGCCTCGTTCTCCTCCAGTATCGCTTTGTTGATCTCCATCTGCGCACAGGCAACCAACCGTTTGGACACTAGCACTCTAGCAGCTCAATTTTACTCACGTTTTGCTATGCTAACGAAACTCGGCTGATGTAATCTCACTTGGAATGCGCTAATTAGTGAGCATCTGCTACTGATTACTGCTATTTGGGTGGGTCAGCAAGTATCGCTGCGTACCTCCCGCAGGAAGCGCTCGTCGAGGTCGTCGGCGACGCGGGCGGCGGTGACGAGGGTGCCGACGAAGAGGGAGAGCGGCAGCACCAAGGCCAGGATGAGCGCGTTGGTGCTCGGCggcccgcccgcccgcacgACCAtcaggccccgccgccgccgcccgcgccctccCACCGGCCGCGCGGAGGCCCGGACGGTACAGGACGGCGGGGCAATGGCGCCGAGACGCGCCGGCAGAGAGAGAGCAGCGACGAGGCCCCGCGCCATGGGGCGGAGTGGGGCTCGGTCGGCTGCGGGGAGGCTTCCGCTCGCAGCGCAGCGCGTCGTGCCAGCAGCGTTCGCCTGCCTTATCCGTTGCTGTTGCCAGGCGGGCGGGCGCTTCCGTCGTATAGGAAAAAGGAAAGGGTTGGATCTCGCGAAGAGGCTTTGTAGGCCCATTTAGCCACCAAAAGCCCAAAAGCATCTGGAAATGTCTTTTGCTGGTAGTGGGCCACTAAATAAAAGGCCAAATACTTGTATGACTTCACTGTACGATGTTGCAGTGTTTCATTTGGTGTTAGGGGTAAAAGAATTATTTGATGTTGCATTACACCGTTAGCTTGTCAAACCAACGGAAGGGCTAAATTatgtccgccgccgccaccaggtACGTCCGCCGCTCCGACTGCTTCCGCGCCGCGCGCTCCGACACCGCCCCCCGCGCGGCCTCGCCTTCGccgtcgtccgccgccgccgacagCCTCGTCGTccgcggccacgcgcggcgcgcACCGGGAGGGCCGCGAGCACCACCAGGaatggagccgccgccgccaccagcctCGCGACGGCCATGGCGAGCCGTGTGCAGGCAGGCGGTCACCAGTGAGTGAATGGGACGGACAGTGGCTGGACTGAGATCGCTGGTTCCGCGCCGGCCCCGACTAGGTTTGGGCGCGTGGGTGTACGTGCTGTCGGCCTGGGTGCACGGGATGTGCGGAGGACGGAGGACAAACAAGTGGGCCggagtcgtcgtcgtcgttgGCAGGAGGCAGCGAGTCAACAGCTCGCGGGCATGGAAATCCGGGACGagcgccggcgaggaggaggagacgcGGCACGGCGGCCTGGTCCACGCGATGCGAGGTGAGAGAGACTCACCTCTCGTGCCTTTTCACGGCCAGCTCTGCTATGCTCCAGTGCTCCATATATATTTTAGGACTTTCAGAAGATGGTTACCCTCATCTCTCTTTGATCAATGGATAGAGCTGGTTGATAGGGTGTTTTCTTTCCCTTTTGATAACGCACCTGATGTGATAGTTTGCATCCAAATCTGTATATGAGCATTTGACCAAAAATGATTCCCTGGCTGCCTGTGAGTGGAAGATTTAATTCAATCAATTCGACCCTGCCTGCCTGCCGCGCCGGACTTATCAGGTCAGTGAGCGTCTGAGCGACTGCGTGCGTCGCCATCGTCCGCGGCCGGGCCAGATGCTCTGCCGTCCGGACACCTGGTGATGGATGAGGGGCGGCGATAGTGGTGGCGATCGAACGGAAGGAAAGCAAGGTGCGAGTGCGAGTGGCCTTCATGGTGGGTGGCGACGGCGACGCGGGCGACTGGAGCGAGCGATCGCCCTAGTGGCgcggcccgccgcgccgcgttTGCTCGGGCTCGCCGAC
Protein-coding sequences here:
- the LOC112894393 gene encoding ryanodine receptor 1-like — encoded protein: MARGLVAALSLPARLGAIAPPSCTVRASARPVGGRGRRRRGLMVVRAGGPPSTNALILALVLPLSLFVGTLVTAARVADDLDERFLREMEINKAILEENEASDEDDGTEYDEEEGEEEEEEHAPVEEKEAVVVGAASAATRTRNRPRRQV